In Gemmata obscuriglobus, a single genomic region encodes these proteins:
- a CDS encoding formylglycine-generating enzyme family protein codes for MPTRHILSIAFCTALPLLAVAVSADDKLAPKPSNKVAETPKAAKPEAGKNYVEKTSGFKMVVDDPDTDPPKTHKEEMKAQFEMVWVPGGEFTMGSPAGEAGREATEGPAHKVKVGGFWMAKFECGWDEFDTFWYDENFLKADNLEAQKFGPDAVTRPTNAFVDATYGHPRDGHPALCMTHHAAMMYCNWLQKKTGRAYRLPTEAEWEYAARGGKGDTAYFFGNDPKGLADYAWFKDTSPTDDKPAGVTHKSGTKKPNPFGLYDMYGNVWEWTLDQHDPKAYEKFAKNPLSLGPVTLPTDEKWAHVVRGGSWADKADRCRSAARRVSDKSWMKWDPQEPQSIWWLTRMDVIGFRVVLAESEQPELVGLKPKVVKKSE; via the coding sequence ATGCCAACCCGACACATCCTCTCCATCGCATTCTGCACCGCGCTGCCGCTCCTGGCGGTCGCGGTGAGCGCGGACGACAAACTGGCCCCCAAACCGTCCAATAAAGTCGCCGAAACGCCCAAGGCCGCCAAACCGGAAGCCGGCAAGAACTACGTCGAGAAGACGAGCGGCTTCAAAATGGTCGTGGACGACCCGGACACCGACCCGCCGAAGACTCACAAGGAGGAGATGAAGGCGCAGTTCGAGATGGTCTGGGTGCCCGGCGGCGAGTTCACGATGGGCAGTCCCGCGGGCGAAGCGGGCCGCGAGGCCACCGAAGGGCCGGCGCACAAGGTGAAGGTCGGCGGCTTCTGGATGGCCAAGTTCGAGTGCGGCTGGGACGAGTTCGACACCTTTTGGTACGACGAGAACTTCCTGAAGGCCGACAACTTGGAGGCCCAGAAGTTCGGGCCGGACGCGGTGACCCGCCCGACCAACGCGTTCGTGGACGCGACCTACGGGCACCCGCGCGACGGGCACCCCGCGCTGTGCATGACGCACCACGCCGCGATGATGTACTGCAACTGGCTTCAAAAGAAGACCGGCCGCGCGTACCGACTGCCCACCGAGGCGGAATGGGAGTACGCCGCCCGCGGCGGTAAGGGCGACACCGCGTACTTCTTCGGCAACGACCCGAAAGGGCTCGCCGACTACGCCTGGTTCAAGGACACCTCCCCGACCGACGACAAGCCCGCGGGCGTGACCCACAAAAGCGGGACCAAGAAGCCGAACCCGTTCGGGCTGTACGACATGTACGGCAACGTGTGGGAGTGGACCCTCGACCAGCACGACCCGAAGGCCTACGAGAAGTTCGCGAAGAACCCGCTTTCGCTCGGTCCGGTAACACTGCCGACCGATGAGAAGTGGGCGCACGTCGTGCGCGGCGGGTCCTGGGCCGATAAAGCCGACCGGTGCCGCAGCGCGGCGCGGCGCGTGTCGGACAAGAGCTGGATGAAGTGGGACCCGCAGGAGCCGCAGAGCATCTGGTGGCTCACCCGCATGGACGTGATCGGGTTCCGCGTCGTACTCGCCGAGAGCGAGCAGCCCGAACTCGTGGGGCTGAAGCCCAAGGTCGTGAAGAAATCGGAGTAG
- a CDS encoding sugar phosphate isomerase/epimerase family protein encodes MNRPLGRRDFLRTTTAVAAAALTGPYLCATEVKKPKLKKAVKYGMVRLEGGTHLARLELAKRCGFQGVEIDSPGTSDLDALVKASKETGVAIHGVVDSVHWRDTLSHPDEKIRAKGLEALRGALEDAKTVGADTVLLVPGVVNKDVTYQQCYERSQAEVKKVLPLAEKLKVKIAIEVVWNNFITKPEQLIQYVDDFKSEYVGAYFDCSNMIKYGVPPADWIRKLGKRMLKFDFKGYSKSKEWVAIGEGDENWPDVLAALGEIGYDGWATAEVGGGGEEHLKKIAAQMDKVLGLAQ; translated from the coding sequence ATGAACCGTCCGCTCGGGCGCCGCGACTTCCTGCGCACCACCACGGCCGTCGCGGCTGCCGCACTGACCGGCCCGTACCTGTGCGCCACCGAAGTCAAGAAGCCGAAGCTCAAGAAGGCCGTCAAGTACGGGATGGTTCGGCTCGAGGGCGGCACCCACTTGGCGCGTCTGGAACTGGCCAAGCGGTGTGGCTTTCAGGGCGTCGAGATCGACAGCCCCGGCACCAGCGACCTCGACGCCCTGGTGAAGGCGAGCAAGGAAACCGGGGTCGCCATCCACGGCGTGGTCGATTCGGTCCACTGGCGCGACACGCTTTCTCATCCCGACGAGAAGATCCGCGCGAAGGGCCTCGAAGCCCTCCGGGGCGCACTTGAGGACGCCAAAACCGTCGGCGCCGACACGGTGCTCCTCGTCCCCGGTGTGGTGAACAAGGACGTGACTTACCAGCAGTGCTACGAGCGGTCGCAGGCGGAGGTGAAAAAGGTCCTCCCGCTCGCGGAAAAGCTGAAGGTGAAGATCGCGATCGAGGTGGTGTGGAACAACTTCATCACCAAACCCGAGCAACTGATCCAGTACGTTGACGACTTCAAGAGCGAGTACGTCGGCGCGTACTTCGACTGCTCGAACATGATCAAATACGGGGTACCGCCCGCGGACTGGATCCGCAAGCTCGGCAAGCGGATGCTGAAGTTCGACTTCAAGGGGTACAGCAAGTCGAAGGAGTGGGTGGCGATCGGCGAGGGCGACGAGAACTGGCCGGACGTGCTCGCGGCCCTGGGCGAGATCGGCTACGACGGCTGGGCCACGGCCGAGGTGGGCGGCGGGGGCGAAGAGCACCTCAAGAAGATCGCCGCGCAGATGGACAAGGTGCTCGGCCTCGCTCAGTGA
- a CDS encoding FAD:protein FMN transferase — protein MSEFVVAGVLIHLMFAAPGGEINPPSGPRLVANVLKGEPSRFEFESKHMGTTFRIVLYATDKAVAKKAADAAFTRVAQLDATMSDYKKDSELTLLCKAFATDVGDPVAVGDDLFFVLQKADELSKKSDGAFDVTVGPVVQLWRLARRTQQFPDAKELAAARAKVGYQKVKLDTTKKTVRLTIPGMQLDLGGIAKGYAADEALKLLREKFGITQALVAAYGDITCGDPPPGEQAWKVDIAPIAKSQKPRTLKLANAAVSTSGDLEQFVEIAGVRYSHVLDPKTGVGLTGRRSVTVIAPNGITADSMTKAVSVLPPEQGLKLVDATPGAATSIVVLGQNNKPVVTASKRFPDE, from the coding sequence ATGAGCGAGTTCGTCGTCGCGGGCGTGCTGATTCATCTTATGTTCGCGGCTCCGGGTGGCGAAATCAACCCGCCCTCAGGCCCTCGCCTCGTCGCGAACGTGTTGAAGGGCGAGCCGTCGCGCTTCGAGTTCGAGTCGAAGCACATGGGCACGACGTTCCGCATCGTGCTTTACGCCACCGATAAGGCCGTTGCGAAAAAAGCTGCCGACGCGGCCTTTACGCGCGTGGCCCAACTCGACGCGACCATGAGCGACTACAAGAAGGACAGCGAGCTGACGCTCCTGTGTAAGGCATTCGCGACCGACGTGGGCGATCCGGTCGCAGTCGGCGATGACCTCTTTTTCGTGCTCCAGAAGGCCGACGAGTTATCCAAGAAGTCGGACGGGGCGTTCGATGTAACGGTCGGTCCTGTCGTGCAGTTGTGGCGTCTCGCGCGCCGGACCCAACAGTTCCCGGACGCGAAAGAACTGGCCGCTGCCCGCGCGAAGGTGGGATACCAGAAGGTGAAACTGGACACCACAAAGAAGACTGTGCGGCTGACCATCCCGGGAATGCAACTCGACCTCGGGGGCATCGCGAAGGGGTACGCCGCGGACGAGGCGTTGAAGCTGTTGCGCGAGAAATTCGGCATCACGCAAGCACTCGTCGCCGCTTACGGCGACATCACCTGTGGCGATCCCCCGCCCGGGGAGCAGGCGTGGAAGGTGGACATCGCGCCGATCGCGAAGAGCCAGAAGCCGCGCACGCTGAAACTCGCCAACGCCGCGGTCTCGACCTCGGGCGACCTCGAACAGTTCGTGGAGATCGCGGGCGTGCGATACTCGCACGTTCTCGACCCGAAAACCGGGGTCGGGCTTACCGGGCGCCGCAGCGTAACGGTGATCGCTCCCAACGGCATCACGGCCGACAGTATGACGAAGGCCGTTAGCGTGCTGCCACCTGAGCAGGGGCTGAAACTCGTTGACGCAACTCCGGGCGCCGCGACCTCCATCGTGGTCCTCGGTCAGAACAATAAGCCCGTTGTGACCGCGAGCAAACGCTTTCCTGACGAGTAG
- a CDS encoding Gfo/Idh/MocA family protein, protein MSNRRDFLKASAAVGGAASVSGLASAFAGGASDTIKVGLIGCGGRGMGAVKDILNAEEKINGNAAKLEIVAVADAFKDRVTNAVKTFTNEKGKDYGRFVKQVKITPDTTFDGLDAYEKLLKTDVNLVILATPPGFRPYHLEAAVRAGKNIFCEKPVAVDATGARKCYALVEESKKKNIAIVAGTQRRHQKGYIETVKKIQDGAIGELRAARCSWNGRRPWFHERPAGMADSTYQLRNWYHYLWACGDHIVEQHVHNLDVINWIVGDHPVKAVGFGGRALGPAGDPKNVGQIWDHFAVEYEYKSGLRLSSYCRHIPGDDDVSETVYGEKGQTYTRDGVYQINKQRSGSDDISAYVQEHIDLLNSIRAGRPLNELKDVTDSTFTAIFGRNAAYSCRTLNWADALASAEDTMPKDLALDKPLDATRAPVPGVWKLPPKA, encoded by the coding sequence ATGTCGAACCGTCGTGATTTCCTGAAGGCGTCCGCCGCTGTCGGCGGGGCCGCGAGCGTGAGCGGGCTGGCGAGCGCGTTCGCCGGCGGCGCGAGCGACACGATCAAGGTCGGGCTCATCGGCTGCGGCGGGCGCGGCATGGGGGCCGTCAAGGACATCCTTAATGCCGAGGAGAAGATCAACGGCAACGCCGCCAAGCTCGAGATCGTCGCGGTGGCCGACGCGTTCAAGGACCGGGTCACCAACGCGGTGAAGACCTTCACCAACGAGAAGGGCAAGGACTACGGGCGGTTCGTCAAGCAGGTGAAGATCACCCCGGACACCACCTTCGACGGCCTCGACGCCTACGAGAAGCTCCTCAAGACCGACGTGAACCTGGTGATCCTGGCGACCCCGCCGGGGTTCCGCCCCTACCACCTCGAAGCGGCCGTGCGGGCCGGCAAGAACATCTTCTGCGAGAAGCCGGTCGCGGTGGACGCCACCGGCGCCCGCAAGTGCTACGCGCTGGTCGAGGAGTCGAAGAAGAAGAACATCGCGATCGTCGCCGGCACCCAGCGCCGGCACCAGAAGGGGTACATCGAAACCGTCAAGAAGATCCAGGACGGGGCGATCGGCGAGCTGCGCGCCGCCCGCTGCTCGTGGAACGGCCGCCGCCCGTGGTTCCACGAGCGCCCGGCGGGGATGGCCGACAGCACCTACCAGCTCCGCAACTGGTACCACTACCTGTGGGCGTGCGGCGACCACATCGTCGAGCAGCACGTTCACAACCTGGACGTGATCAACTGGATCGTCGGCGACCACCCGGTCAAGGCGGTCGGGTTCGGCGGCCGCGCTCTCGGGCCGGCGGGCGACCCGAAGAACGTGGGCCAGATCTGGGACCACTTCGCGGTGGAGTACGAGTACAAGAGCGGGCTGCGGCTCTCCAGCTACTGCCGCCACATCCCGGGCGACGACGACGTGTCGGAAACCGTGTACGGCGAGAAGGGCCAGACCTACACCCGCGACGGCGTCTACCAGATCAACAAGCAGCGGTCCGGCTCGGACGACATCTCGGCCTACGTGCAAGAGCACATCGACCTGCTCAACAGCATCCGCGCCGGGCGGCCGCTGAACGAGCTGAAGGACGTGACCGACTCGACGTTCACCGCGATCTTCGGCCGCAACGCGGCCTACTCGTGCCGCACACTGAACTGGGCCGACGCCCTGGCCTCGGCGGAAGACACGATGCCGAAGGACCTCGCGCTGGACAAGCCGCTGGACGCCACCCGCGCCCCGGTCCCGGGCGTGTGGAAGCTGCCCCCGAAGGCCTAA
- a CDS encoding triphosphoribosyl-dephospho-CoA synthase produces MIDFTTGELAQTACIWEACARKVGNVHRGADFANTALTDFLLSGAVIGPVLQHAGNRSVGATVFDAVERTQAVVGQNTNLGIILLLAPLAAEWSGMRPGVQVADILKGLTTDDTRLVYEAIRLANPGGLGGAPEQDVREEPTVTLLEAMKLAAERDMIARQYANGFADVFDFGVPTFTIAFAKFGSVEAAIVDSQLRWLAAHPDSLIARKNGAAVTEDVQRRAQAALALGGLETSAGRAAGVALDRHLRSDGNRLNPGTTADLITACLFVALRENMVTPSAPFRWNVSDWL; encoded by the coding sequence GTGATCGATTTTACAACGGGTGAGTTGGCACAAACGGCTTGCATCTGGGAAGCCTGCGCCCGCAAGGTCGGGAACGTTCATCGGGGCGCCGATTTCGCGAACACGGCCCTTACCGATTTTCTGCTCAGCGGGGCGGTGATCGGGCCAGTTCTTCAACACGCTGGCAACCGGTCCGTCGGAGCTACGGTTTTCGACGCCGTGGAACGCACGCAGGCGGTCGTCGGCCAGAACACGAACCTGGGCATCATCCTCTTGCTCGCTCCGCTCGCCGCGGAATGGAGCGGAATGCGTCCCGGGGTACAGGTTGCCGACATTCTCAAAGGGCTGACGACGGACGATACTCGCCTGGTTTACGAAGCGATCCGGCTTGCGAACCCCGGCGGGCTCGGCGGCGCGCCGGAGCAGGACGTGCGCGAAGAACCTACCGTCACTCTCCTCGAAGCGATGAAACTGGCCGCCGAACGCGACATGATCGCCCGGCAGTACGCCAACGGTTTCGCGGACGTGTTCGATTTCGGCGTACCCACGTTCACGATCGCATTCGCTAAATTTGGTAGCGTTGAAGCGGCGATCGTCGATTCGCAACTGCGCTGGCTCGCGGCCCACCCGGATTCGCTCATCGCGCGGAAGAACGGCGCGGCGGTCACGGAAGACGTTCAGCGCCGGGCGCAGGCGGCGCTCGCGCTCGGCGGCCTCGAAACCTCTGCCGGTCGCGCCGCGGGCGTCGCGCTCGACCGGCACCTGAGGAGCGACGGGAACAGGCTCAACCCCGGCACCACGGCGGACCTCATCACCGCTTGCCTGTTCGTCGCGTTGCGGGAGAATATGGTGACTCCTTCCGCCCCGTTCCGGTGGAACGTCTCCGACTGGTTGTAA
- a CDS encoding 6-pyruvoyl trahydropterin synthase family protein, with product MPTERFKVRVTKDHLVFCCGHFISYRGHQCERLHGHNYRCAVEVEGPLLPDDFYVFDFIALKKRTKEITDELDHHMLLATNNPVISVAPTPQCVQVRYEDREWLFPRGDCILLPIENTTAELIARYIAGRLWESLKTNENFTPEVLRVEVEEAPGQSATVEWRA from the coding sequence ATGCCGACCGAGCGGTTCAAAGTCCGCGTCACGAAAGACCACCTCGTGTTCTGCTGCGGGCACTTTATCAGCTACCGCGGGCACCAGTGCGAGCGGCTCCACGGGCACAACTACCGCTGCGCCGTCGAGGTCGAGGGGCCGCTGCTCCCCGACGACTTCTACGTGTTCGACTTCATCGCGCTCAAGAAGCGGACGAAGGAGATCACCGACGAACTCGACCACCACATGCTGCTGGCGACCAACAACCCGGTCATCAGCGTCGCCCCTACCCCCCAGTGTGTGCAGGTGCGGTACGAGGACCGCGAGTGGCTGTTCCCGCGCGGCGACTGCATCTTACTACCCATCGAAAACACCACGGCGGAACTGATCGCGCGGTACATCGCGGGTCGGTTGTGGGAGTCGCTCAAGACGAACGAGAACTTCACGCCCGAAGTCCTTCGCGTGGAAGTGGAAGAGGCGCCCGGGCAATCCGCAACTGTAGAATGGCGTGCGTGA
- a CDS encoding Gfo/Idh/MocA family protein: MFIHHRRTFLSSSALATGALLVETSRGFAANDTLRVGLIGVGGRCKHLLKSFPALPNVTITAVCDVFADNLEAGKKLADPKAFATTKHEELLARKDVDAVLIAAPDHWHVPLTVDACKAGKDVYVEKPLTHDLSEGAAVIAAQNEHKRVVQVGTQQRSMTHILEAYKLLKAGVVGKVHKVHCTWNRNANRFQRGKEALDANKVDWKRFLGTAKAQDFDAYKFRQWRWFWDFGGGIFTDLMVHWLDVVHWFLDLDHPASAASVGDWFAAKGVWETPDTVQTLLRYPDKQVQVYFEGTFSNNRNGSMCEFMGTEGTLYLDRGRYEIIPDRGKKLPEAKSLVLGTGEKGLDFYDKPDGELLHLTNWVETIRDRSKKVACPAEAGVGAAAGAHLANQSLRTGQVAVWK; encoded by the coding sequence ATGTTCATACACCACCGCCGCACATTCCTTTCTTCGTCCGCGCTCGCCACCGGCGCGCTTCTGGTTGAAACGTCCCGGGGCTTTGCAGCCAACGACACGCTCCGGGTCGGTCTGATCGGGGTCGGAGGGCGGTGCAAGCACCTGCTCAAGTCGTTCCCGGCGCTGCCGAATGTCACAATTACCGCAGTATGTGACGTGTTCGCCGACAACCTCGAAGCCGGCAAGAAGCTCGCCGACCCGAAGGCGTTCGCCACCACCAAACACGAGGAACTGCTCGCCCGCAAAGATGTGGACGCGGTGCTGATCGCGGCGCCGGACCACTGGCACGTTCCGCTCACAGTGGACGCGTGCAAGGCCGGGAAAGACGTGTACGTCGAGAAGCCGCTCACGCACGACTTGAGCGAAGGGGCGGCGGTGATCGCGGCCCAGAACGAGCACAAGCGGGTCGTTCAGGTGGGCACCCAGCAGCGGAGCATGACGCACATTCTCGAAGCGTACAAGCTCCTCAAGGCCGGCGTGGTGGGCAAGGTCCACAAGGTTCACTGCACGTGGAACCGCAACGCGAACCGGTTCCAGCGCGGCAAGGAAGCGCTCGACGCGAACAAGGTCGACTGGAAGCGGTTCCTCGGCACCGCGAAGGCCCAAGACTTCGACGCCTACAAGTTCCGCCAGTGGCGCTGGTTCTGGGACTTCGGCGGGGGCATCTTCACCGACCTGATGGTTCACTGGCTCGACGTGGTCCACTGGTTCCTCGACCTCGATCACCCGGCGAGTGCTGCGAGCGTGGGGGACTGGTTTGCCGCGAAAGGCGTGTGGGAAACGCCCGACACGGTTCAGACGCTCCTGCGCTACCCCGACAAGCAGGTGCAGGTCTACTTCGAGGGGACGTTCAGCAACAACCGGAACGGCTCGATGTGCGAGTTCATGGGCACCGAGGGGACGCTGTACCTCGACCGCGGGCGGTACGAGATCATCCCGGACCGCGGTAAGAAACTGCCCGAGGCCAAGTCGCTCGTCCTGGGAACGGGTGAGAAAGGGCTGGACTTCTACGACAAGCCCGACGGCGAGCTGCTGCACCTCACAAACTGGGTCGAGACGATCCGGGACCGGTCGAAGAAAGTGGCGTGCCCGGCGGAAGCCGGTGTCGGTGCCGCCGCCGGTGCGCACCTGGCGAACCAGTCACTGCGCACCGGGCAAGTCGCGGTCTGGAAATAA
- a CDS encoding FMN-dependent NADH-azoreductase, with amino-acid sequence MNVLHVDSSILGAHSVSRAVSAAVVSRLRETHRDANVVYRDVAAAPLPQLTGSLAATLGKSADQVPSEVAREAAALRQALGEVLAADVIVVGVPMYNFGIPSQLKTWLDALAVAGVTFRYSSAGPEGLLGSKRLVIASSQGGFYRPGTPAVAFEHQESHLRAFFAFLGLTNVQVVRADGTKVSGGDEHGLPTALREAAALQVA; translated from the coding sequence ATGAACGTTCTGCACGTCGATTCCAGTATCCTTGGCGCCCACTCCGTCAGCCGGGCGGTGTCTGCGGCCGTCGTGTCCCGGCTGCGCGAGACGCACCGCGACGCGAACGTGGTCTACCGCGATGTGGCCGCCGCCCCGCTCCCGCAACTCACCGGTTCACTTGCGGCCACGCTCGGCAAGTCAGCGGATCAGGTTCCGTCCGAGGTCGCCCGCGAGGCGGCCGCTTTGCGCCAGGCGCTGGGCGAAGTCCTCGCGGCCGATGTCATCGTTGTGGGGGTGCCGATGTACAACTTCGGCATCCCGAGCCAGCTCAAGACGTGGCTGGACGCGCTGGCCGTTGCCGGGGTCACGTTTCGCTACTCGTCCGCCGGTCCGGAAGGGTTGCTCGGGAGCAAGCGACTGGTCATCGCCTCCTCGCAGGGCGGCTTCTATCGCCCCGGAACGCCCGCTGTGGCGTTCGAGCACCAGGAGAGCCATCTGCGGGCCTTCTTCGCCTTCCTGGGGCTCACCAACGTGCAAGTGGTCCGGGCGGACGGCACCAAGGTATCCGGCGGCGACGAACACGGGCTACCGACGGCGCTCCGGGAGGCAGCCGCGTTGCAGGTCGCGTAA